The nucleotide window TGTTGTGCCATTATTATTAGTTGCTACCATTCTCGCCGGCATGCTGTCACCCATGCAGTCCGCTGTGAACGGCCAAGTCGGTAAGCTACTGAAAGACGGCAATGCCTCTGCCGTTGTCTCCTTTGGTTCAGGGCTGGTCGTCATGGCCATCATTATCTTAGCCCGTCGCTCTACCCGTCAACAGTTTGCATCTATTCCGCATAAAATTGCTGCCCGTAAGATTCCTTGGTGGAACTGGGTAGCTGGCTGCTGTGGGGCCATGGTCGTCTTCTCCGAAGGGGCTTCTGCCTCCGTTTTGGGGGTGGCTACTTTTCAAACAACCTTGATCTCTGGCATGGTGATCTCCGGATTACTTTGTGACCGCTTGGGCATTGGCGTTCCCGAAAAGCAGATGTTTAACTTCCCCCGGATTTTGGGGGCTCTCCTCGCCATCTTAGCAACCGTCCTGGTGGTATTGCCTAGCTGGCAAGCACCTAAGGTCGTGGCCTTAGCCGTATTACCATTCTTAGCCGGACTACTAGCCGGCTGGCAACCAGCCGGTAACTCCGCTGTGGCTCAGGAAACCGGGTCCATGCTGGTGTCCATCACCTGGAACTTTATCGTTGGTTTCACCATCTTAGGGGCCGCCCTCTTGATCCGAGTCATGATGGGGCAAGTAGCCTTCACCCTACCAACCGCTTGGTGGATGTACCTCGGCGGACCACTCGGGTTACTCTCAATTGCCCTAATGGCCCTGTTAGTTCGTGGTTTGGGTCTGTTGTTACTGGGGCTCGCTTCCACTGCCGGCCAGCTGATTGGGTCCGTCCTGATCGACTGGATGATCCCCGCTCTGGGCGCTCAAGTCTACACGGTCACCGTCTTAGGCGCTGTTGTTGCCTTGATTGGTGCCGGCATCGCCATGATGCCTTCCGCCAAGAAGAAGGTTGCCGTCAACGACCTTGAAACCCACTGATTATGCAGAAAGGAGCTTCCTTATGGCCTGTACAGGTATTGAATTAATTAGCAAACAGGGGCATCCCTTCTGGGGTCGCACCCAAGACTTTGAACAACATTTTGAATACTCTGGCGTGAAGATTCCCAAGGGCTACCTTTTTCAAGAGGCCTTTACCCCGTTCAAAAGTGAACGTAACGTTATGGGTATCGTCTGGGCCAATGACATTCACAAATCACCGGTCCTCCTCGACGGTATCAACGAATACGGCATCTGTGGCGGTTCCTTTTACTTTGACCACTTCTACCGCTACGTGCCGACTGCAGAAATCACGGCCAGCGGTAAGACCGCGATTCGTGGCGAGGAGCTCTGCACCTGGATTCTGACCC belongs to Levilactobacillus yonginensis and includes:
- a CDS encoding DMT family transporter; its protein translation is MNEQHSSNDKLNTAEKTVVVPLLLVATILAGMLSPMQSAVNGQVGKLLKDGNASAVVSFGSGLVVMAIIILARRSTRQQFASIPHKIAARKIPWWNWVAGCCGAMVVFSEGASASVLGVATFQTTLISGMVISGLLCDRLGIGVPEKQMFNFPRILGALLAILATVLVVLPSWQAPKVVALAVLPFLAGLLAGWQPAGNSAVAQETGSMLVSITWNFIVGFTILGAALLIRVMMGQVAFTLPTAWWMYLGGPLGLLSIALMALLVRGLGLLLLGLASTAGQLIGSVLIDWMIPALGAQVYTVTVLGAVVALIGAGIAMMPSAKKKVAVNDLETH